The Verrucomicrobiia bacterium DNA window CGCATTGGGCATTCCGTACGTGACGATGGACGCCCCCTGCTATGTATTCTAGCCCGGGTCGTGCGCACCCTTTCGTCGCGAGGCGGAGCGAAAGCTTGGCTGGCAAGGCGGCCGAAGCGGTTCCGAGCCGGACTGTATGGGAACATACTGCCCGGTGAGGAACGCGAGGCCAACGCCGCCAGACAGGCTTGAAGCCAGCCGCAGCAGAAAGGGTGGGAACGATCCGGGCTGGCGCACCGGTGCAGGACGCCGGGTCGTGTTCCTTGACAGACGCCATCCTTGCGAGCGGCTGGGTGCTGCGGAAAGCCCCGAGGCGGCTCGCACGCCACAACCTGTTGAAACGCAGCGCGTCCGACGATCCGAAGTCCACCAAGGGCCCGCGACAGCAATCTGAGTCTGGCCACCTCTCGCAGTTGAGTTCTGCATCCCTTGGGACGTAGGATCTTCCGCGTTCGCTCTCTCCGCGCCCGATTGGGCGCGGCCCCGTTGAAGCTCACCTGCCGGCCCAATCTTTGAGGTAGGGGCCCTGCTCTCCGCGCCCGATTGGGCGCGGCCCCGTTGAAGCTGCCCATTCGCGAATTCACAATGCGAATGTTCCCCTCCTCTCCGCGCCCGATTGGGCGCGGCCCCGTTGAAGCGTCTAGGACTGCTTGTAGAGTTGTGACAACTGGACGTGCTCTCCGCGCCCGATTGGGCGCGGCCCCGTTGAAGCCCTTCGCGCAGGATGCGAGGGATTCGTTGACGGTATTCTCTCCGCGCCCGATTGGGCGCGGCCCCGTTGAAGCTCTGGCGGCTGCGTTTAATTCGCGGCTTCTATCTGGCATTCTCTCCGCGCCCGATTGGGCGCGGCCCCGTTGAAGCGGAGCAAGCTCATGGCCTCACGGTTGATAGCGCCGTGCTCTCTCCGCGCCCGATTGGGCGCGGCCCCGTTGAAGCAATCCACTTGTCCCACAATCCACGAAGGATCGTCCGCTCTCCGCGCCCGATTGGGCGCGGCCCCGTTGAAGCGTTTCGTGGCCGATAGCCGACTGCATTGCGAAGATCATCTCTCCGCGCCCGATTGGGCGCGGCCCCGTTGAAGCCCATCGCAGCAATGGCCGCCTCGACGGTCGGGAACTGGCTCTCCGCGCCCGATTGGGCGCGGCCCCGTTGAAGCGCCGGCGTCAATCTGACCGTCCACGTTGTCCAGAGTGACTCTCCGCGCCCGATTGGGCGCGGCCCCGTTGAAGCTTGATGCTGGCGGCACAACCGCTTCGACTGGCACGTCTGCTCTCCGCGCCCGATTGGGCGCGGCCCCGTTGAAGCAGCGCCGCCGTTAACCAGGATACCTTCCCCCAGTGACCTCTCCGCGCCCGATTGGGCGCGGCCCCGTTGAAGCGTCCTTGTTTGGAACCGTGTCCTTGGACGGAACCATGGAACTCTCCGCGCCCGATTGGGCGCGGCCCACCCTCCAATCGGTAGAGGCGTGTTCCACCGCGACCCTGAACAGCTCCGCTGCGCTCGTGGGCCAACGGCGGAGAACGCACGGAAGCACTCGACGCCAAGGCCTTCCCTCGATCCCCGATGCCACTCTACTCACCCGACGGGGGAAGTATCGGACACGCACGAGCGCGTCCCTACCAATTGGTAGGGGCGTGTTCCACCGCGACCCTGATCAATTCCGCTGCGCCCGTGGGCCAACGGCGGGGAACGCAGGGAAGCACCCGAAGCCATGGCCTTCCCTCGATCCCCGATGCCACTCCACTCACCCGACGGGGGAAGAATCGGACACGCAGGAGCGCGTCCCTACCAATCGGGGGCGTGTTCCACCGCGACCCCGAACAGCTCCGCTGCGCTCGTGGGCCAACGGCGCGGAAGCACTCGACGCCAAGGCCTTCCCTCGATCCCCGATGCCACTCTACTCACCCGACGGGGGAAGTATCGGACACGCAGGAGCGCGTCCCTACCATGGGATCGCTCTCCGCGCCGACGGCATGCACGGTGGAACCGGGCGCGACGACGCCCGGCGGGATGGCGTCTCGACGGGCGCGTTATTGTCAGGTAGTCGCAGGGGCAGGGGCCAGGCCCCCGGTCCGCGTCCTCGCCATTCAGGAACACCGATGAGCACAGAATCCGGAGCAAGCCGCCAGGGGCCCGCCCTCGTGCGCGCGGTCGGCGTTCCCGGCGCCGTGCTCATGGGTCTCGGTTCGATCCTCGGCACGGGAATCTTCGTCGGCCTGGGCGTCGCCGCGGGGGTCACAGGCCCCTCGGTGCTCCTGGCGATCGGGCTCGCCGCAGTGGTGGCCACCTTCAATGGGCTCTCGAGCGCAGCGCTCGCGGCAAGCCATCCGGTCAGCGGCGGCACCTACGAGTACGGCTACCGCTACCTGAACCCGGCGTTGGGGTTCACCGCGGGCTGGATGTTTCTTTGCGCCAAGTCGGCCTCCGCCGCGACCGCAGCCCTCGGCTTTGCAGGCTACGTCCAGGCCTCGCTCGACGTGCCGGGTGCGCATCGCGTGCCGCTCGCTCTTGCCGCCGTGGTCGTCCTGACGCTGGTGGTGGCCGGAGGGATCCGCCGTTCGAACCAGGCCAACGCAATCATTGTCAGCATCACGCTGCTCGCACTTGCCGCCTTCGTCCTCTTCGGCCTTCCATCCGCCTGGAACGGGAGCGGTGCCGACTTCTCGTCGCTGGTCTCCGGCAGCGGCCGGAGCCAGGGCGCCCGGGGATTTCTGCAGGCCACAGCCCTCATGTTTGTCGCCTACACGGGCTATGGCCGCATCGCGACCTTGGGCGAGGAGATTCGGGAACCACGCCGGCTCATTCCGCGCGCCATTGTGCTCACCCTGGCCCTCACCGCACTCATCTACGGGGCGGTTGGCGGCGTGGCCGTCGCCGCGATCGGGGCCGACGCGCTGGCGGCGGCGACCCAGAAGGCCGCGGCGCCTCTCGTCACCGTTGCCTCCAGCTTCAGCGTGCCCTTCGTGGCACGCCTGGTGGCCGTCGGCGCGATCACCGCCATGCTCGGCGTGCTCCTCAACCTGTTGTTGGGACTGTCGCGGGTGGTCCTCGCCATGGCACGCCGCGGTGACGCGCCATCCCGGTTTTCCGCCGTGGATGCCCACGGTTCCCCCAGGGCTGCGGTGCTGCTGGTGGGGGCCATCATCGCCTTGCTGACGACCCTCGGCAGTGTGGGGACGACCTGGTCCTTCAGCGCCTTCACCGTGCTGGTCTACTACGCGATCACCAACCTGGCCGCACTGCGCCTCCCTCCCGGGGATCGCCTCTATCCGGCCTGGATCCCGGCGCTCGGCCTCGCGTCCTGCCTGGGCCTTGCCTTCTGGGTCGAGCCGCTGATCTGGGGCGCCGGCCTGGCGCTGATTGCCGCAGGACTCCTCGCGCGGAGGTTATTGTCCCGCGCTGCGCCCGGTTAGTTCACACGCGTTCGGCTTCAGCAGCAACCCGCCCGTCCAACCCCGCCGGTTGGCGCGCCGGCGCGTGTCCGCGGACGGTCTGAAGCCGCCGGAAAGGGTCGGGGGGCAGGAGCGTTGGAATGAAACTGCGCCACGCGGAGCGGCGGCAGCGCGCATGCATGAAGGCGGAATGAGTGAGGAATGACGGGGGTTGGGTTGATTGTGCGGGACACCGCCCTTCCAACTTTTTAGGGTCCCCTGCGTGACGCGCTGCACCTCGCCCCGCAAAGAGCCCCGAGTTCACGAGCCGATCTCGTTGGATGACATCCGGATCCTCCCCCTGACCGATCCTTCGGACCAGAAGCGGCTCCAGCTTCTGCTCCAGGAGCACCACTACCTGGGCCGGATCAAACCCGTCGGCGAGCGGATGTTCTACGCGGCGCTCGACACCTCCGGGCGCTGGCTGGCGGTGCTGGTCTTCAGCGCGGCAGCCAAGCACCTCAAGGCCCGCGACCAATGGATCGGTTGGACCCGCTCCCAACGTGATCGTCGTCTGAGCCTGGTCGCCAACAACAGCCGCTTTCTCATCCTGCCCGGGATCCATCAGCCCAATCTCGGCTCGCGTGTCCTGCGGCTGACGCTTGATCGCCTCGGCTCGGACTGGCAGGCCCGCTATGGCCATCCCATCCTGTTGGTTGAGACCTTTGTGGATCCCGAGCAGTTCCAGGGCACTGTCTATACGGTCCAAGGATGGCAGGAACTGGGCTTCACCGATGGCTTCGGACGCCATCGCCGGGACTTCTACGTGGCGCACCACAAGCCCAAGCGGCTCTTCGCCCGGGAACTGGTCCGAAACGCTCGCCGAAGCCTGCAGTCCCAGCACCTGAAGCCGGCGTTGGCTGGGGTCGAGAAGAAGGCCGGAGCCCGCTGCTACGCCAAGGAGGCCGAACTGCGCGCCCTGACCGAGCATTTTCGCGACCTGCCCGACTACCGGACGCGTACGGAATCCTACCCGGCAAAGTCCCTGGCCACCCTGCTGCTGGTGGCGATGCTCTGTGACGCCCCACGCGGCCAGAAGGACCTCGCCAAGTTGGCGCGGCGCCTGACCCAGAACCAGCGTCGTGCCTTGGGAATCCGCCCCAGTCCGGACGGTTCCTTTCCGGCCCCTAGTCAGTCAACCTTCTCCCGCTTCCTGGGCCAGATCGATGCCCAAGCCCTCCATCAGCGCCTGCTGCAGATCCAGGCCAAGGTGCGGGGCCAACCTCCGGCCGAGGAGTTGATCGTGGTGGATGGCAAGGAACCCCGGCATGGACCCGGAGAGGCGATCCTGGGGGCGGTCAGCGTGCCGGGGCAGTTCTATCTGGGCTGCGCCCGGGTCGATACCAAGACCAACGAGGTGCCCGTGGCGCGCCAACTCTTCGGCACGATGGATCTGAGCGGGCGGACGGTGTCGATGGATGCCCTGCATACCCAGGACCAGACCGCCCGGGAGCTGGTTCTGGAGCACGGCGCTCACTACCTGATGACCGTGAAGAACAACCAGCCCACGCTGCGAAAGTCCATCGACACCACCGTCCCCGCCCCCTCGGCGGGTTTTTCCCCCTCTGCCCCCGAGCCGCACCCAGGCTCGGACGATCGAGAACAACCGCGGAGCCCGTGAAATCCGCACCCTGAGAAGTTGTGCCGTATCGGCCGAGGACATCGGCTTTCCGTTCGCAGCCCAAGTCGCCCGGGTGATCCGCCAACATGCGGGCAGAAAGAACGAGGAGGTCGGGCTGATCACCGACCTGGGGTCCGACGAGCTGTCGGCATCGCAATGGCTGGCGGCCAACCGTCAGGGCTGGGGGATCGAAAACGGCAGCCACCAACGGCTCGACGTGACGCTCAACGATGACCGGTGCCGCGTCCGCAGCGGCAATGGCCTGCTGGTCTTGGGCATGTTCCGGCGCCTGGTCATCAGCCTCTTCATGCACTGGCGCCTCCAACAGCCCAAGCCCCACCAAAAGTCGCTCACTGACTTCCAGTCCGTCATGGGCGAGGACAATCTTGCCAAAGCCATCACCTTCGTCACCTCCCACAGCCCAAAACTGCGCTGAGAGCTTCATGCATACGCGCTGGAGCGGCGGTGACCGGGTGAAAGAGGGCTCGCGCGAGGCCAGCGGTTGCCCCAGACTCATCGCGCCGATGACATCCCGCCGCGGTCGGCCGTAACATCGCCTGCCCACCCCGTTTCGCACCCCTCTCTCTCCACCCCCCAACGGTCCCGATGCGCATCGAGCTCCCCGAAACCCGGTTCTGTCGCAGCCTGTCGCCGGAGGATGTCGCGCTCATCCGGTCCCAGGGCGCCCGACGCCGCTTCGAGGCGGGCACCGAGGTGTTCCATGAGGGGGATCCGGGGGATGGCCTGTACATCATTCTCGAAGGATCGGTGTCCATCGTCACCCGGCTGCCCACCGGCCACGCCTGCCAGTTGTCGCGCATGGAGACCGGCGATTATTTCGGGGAAATGGCGGTGTTTGACGGCGAACCCCGCTCGGCCACGGCGCAGGTGGACGAACCGATGGAGGCGGTCTTCGTCTCCCTGGACCTGGTGCAACGGATCGTCGAGCGCACACCGCTGGCCGGCGCCATGCTGGTCCGCGACGCGAGCCTGCGCCTCCGGGACTTCAACCATCGCTTCCTCCAGGAATCCCTCCGCAGCGAACGGCTGTCGCTCGTCGAACGTCTCGTCCGCAGCATCGTCCACGACTTCCGGAACCCGCTCAACGTGATCGGCATCGCCGCCGAGATGGCCGCCGCCGAAAGCGCCTCCCCGGTCGCACGCCGCCAGGCCCAGGACCGCATCCTCAAGCAGATCGGCATCCTCAACCGGATGATGCAGGAACTTGTGGACTACACCCGCGGCTCACAGGGACCGACGGTGATGCCCAAGATCTCCTATGCGGACTTCCTTCGGGACACCCTGCTCGAGCTCGAGGCGCAGGCGGCGCAGCGCGGGATCCGCATCCGCGTGGTCGGAGGGCTGCCGCCCGTGCGCGTGCGGCTCGATGGCGCCCGGTTCTCCCGCGTGTTTCACAACCTGGCGCAGAATGCCTTCGAGGCGATGGCCGGCGGGGCGGAGCCGCTGCTCACGCTCCGCTTCGAGGTGACCCCCACCCATGTCGTCACCGAATTCACCGACAACGGACCCGGCATTGACCCCCGGCACCTCCCGCACGTCTTCGAGCCGTTCTTCACCCACGGCAAGGACCATGGCACCGGACTCGGACTCGCAATCTGCGAACGCATCGTGCAGGACCACGGCGGCCGCATCACGGTCCGCAGCGAACCCGGACGCGGCGCCATCTTCCTGATCCTGCTGCCCACGCCGCTGCCGGGGGACACCGACACGCTGTCCCGGCCCGACGCGGCGCCCGGCACCTCCGGCAACCCGCCATGAACCCGGCGGACGCCTCCCCTGCCGTCCGCACCCCGTCGCGGCTGGCCCGCGTCCTCAACCGTCTGGAACGTGCCGGCAACCGCCTGCCCGACCCGGTGCTGATCTTCGTCTGGGCGCTGGCGGCCGCCTGGATCGCCTCTACGGTCCTGTCGCAGGTGGCGTTCACCGATCCCGATCCCCGGACGTTTGTCCGCGATGCCGCCGGCCAGGTCGTGGCCTCCTCGCCGATCACCATCCGCAACCTGCTGGCCCCCGCGGCCCTCACGACCTTTCTGTCGCGCATGGTGCGCACCTTCACCGAATTCCCGCCCCTGGGAGTGGTGCTGGTGGCAATGCTCGGCGTGGGGGTCGCCGAGCAGACCGGATTCGTGCACGCGGCCATCAAGTCCCTGCTGCGGATCACCCCACGGGCCCTGCTGTCCCCGATGCTCCTGCTGGTGGCGCTGTTGAGCCATTCGGCCGGAGACACCGGTTACGTGCTGGTGGTGCCGCTGGGTGGCCTGCTGTTTGCGGCGGTCGGGAGGCATCCGGTGGCCGGCATCGCCTGCGCCTTTGCCGGTGTGGCCGCCGGGTTCAGCGCCTCGTTTCTGCCGTCCACGCTCGATCCGCTGCTGCAGGGTTTCACCCAGTCCGCAGCCCGGATCCTCGATCCCGGGCGTCAGGTGAACCCGCTCTGCAACTGGTATTTCATGAGCGGATCGAGCCTGCTCATCCTGGGCGTCGGCTGGTGGCTTACCGACCGGCTGATCGAGCCCCGGCTGCGCGCCGGTCTGCCCGTGGACACCACGGAACCCGCGGTCACCGAAGGACTCGGGAAACTCACCGACCCGGAGCGCAAGGGGTTGCTTTGGGGTGGCGGCAGCGCGGTGGCGGTGGCGGGACTGGTGACACTGGCGTGTCTTCCGGCGGCGTCCCCGTTTCGTGCGCCCGACGGCGGACTCACCAGCCACGGCGCCCCGCTCATGGACTCCATCGTCCCGTTGATCGCCCTCGGATTCTTCATTCCCGCAGTGGCCTACGGCTACGGGGCGGGGACGGTCCGCAGCCACCGCGACGTGGTGCAGGGCATGGCCCGGTCCATGAACACCATGGGTTACTACCTGGTGATGGCGTTCTGCGCCGCGCAGTTCACGTATGCCTTCCGCGAATCCAACCTCGGTGCCCTGCTGGCGATCCGCGGCGCCGACCTGCTCCAGCGCTGGTCGCTGCCGGGCGGGGTGACGGTGGTGGGCATCATCCTGCTGGCGGCGGCGGTGAACCTGCTGATCGGGTCCGCCTCGGCGAAATGGGCCCTCCTGGCCCCGGTGCTGGTGCCGATGCTCATGCAATTGAAGCTGTCCCCGGAGCTCACCCAGGCGGCATTCCGGATCGGGGATTCGAGCACCAACGTGATCACCCCGCTGTTCCCGTACTTCCCGTTGATCGTCGCGTACTGCCAGCGGTACTCGCGGACCGCGGGCATGGGAACCCTGATCGCGAGCATGCTGCCGTATTGCGCGTGCTTCCTGGTGCTGTGGACCGTGCTGCTGCTGGCCTGGTGGGGACTGGGGATCGCCCTCGGCCCGCAGGCGACCTACCGCCTTTGAGGACGCCCGGCCGGGGACGCGGCGGTGTCCGCCGCCGGGCGGGAGGTCAGCGCCTTCCACAGCGGGTAGGCGGCCACGGCCAACTGGACCAGCCTCAGGCCGCGGCGCACCCACACCGGACCCGGGCGCAGCGCCGCGGAGGCCAGCAGCCCGGCCACGGGCGCCACCCGGGCCACCCACGAACCACCGCCCGGCGCACTGCCCGACCGGAACCACGCGGAAACCGGGGACGCCCAGGTCGCGACCTCGCGCAACCGCCGCAGGTCGTCGCGCAGCGCCGCCCGGTTCAGTTCGCCTTCGAGGAGGAGGAGCTGCTTGCGGAGGCGGAGGGTGTCGCGGGAGCGGCCTGAAAACATGCCTGGTCCTTCTTGAATTCGGCGAGACTGGAGGCGAACGGACGGGATTCCTGCAGCCGTTGCCACACCCGCCAGACCGCCGCCGCGGCGCCACCGCCGTAGAACAGGGTCAGCCCGAGCAGGGCGGCCAGCGGATGGGTGTCCCAGAACAGGTACAGCACCGTCCCGGTGAGCAACGCGAGCGCAAACCCGGCGCCCAGCACCGCCAGGAGACACAGCACGACCACCTCGAGCACGCGGTCGCGCTCCTCCTGGAGTTCCAGGAGGAACAGTTCGAGGCGGTTGGCCGCCAGCGCGCCCAGCGTGCCGGCGGCGCGGCGCAAGGAGGCCAGCAGTCCCGGCGATGGTGCGGTGTCGCTCATGGAGCGGCCGGCTCAACGACGGCTCAACAGCACCCCGAGCACCAACCCAAATCCGAAGGCGACCCCCACCGATTCCCAGGGATGCGACCGCACCGCCTCGTCAGTCTCCCGCAATCCGCGACGCACCTGATCGAGGGTCCGGCCCTGCAGTTCCTCGCAGGTGCCGCGTGCGGACCGCAGGGCGGCGTTGAGCCGGGTCCTCAGTTCCTCAATGCGGGTATCGGCCTGGCCGGCGGTGGCCGCCAGCAGCGCCTCGGCATCGCGGGCAAGGATTCGAAGATCATCCACCACCTTGTCGGCGGTGATCGTGGACACTTTGGAGTCATTCATGGTGATTCAGATTCGGAGTTCGCAACCCCGGGAGCCTAGCCCGTCGGGGCGGTCCGCGGCAAATGGAGGTTCTGCCGGGGGCCGGGCCGGCATTCACGCCATGCCGGAGGCGCGCAGCACGGTTTCCTGGACGATGCGCTCGACCCCGGCGGTCACCGGCAGCGGCGCTTCGCCGCGAACGGCCGCGGCCAGGGCCTGCAGTTCGCCCACATAGCGGCGGTACGGGGGCAGGTCCACGCCCACCATCCCGACCGGAGGGATCCGGTCCCCGGGGGCCAGATCGAACCCAAGAACGGGGGGCTCGACCGGTT harbors:
- a CDS encoding amino acid permease, translated to MSTESGASRQGPALVRAVGVPGAVLMGLGSILGTGIFVGLGVAAGVTGPSVLLAIGLAAVVATFNGLSSAALAASHPVSGGTYEYGYRYLNPALGFTAGWMFLCAKSASAATAALGFAGYVQASLDVPGAHRVPLALAAVVVLTLVVAGGIRRSNQANAIIVSITLLALAAFVLFGLPSAWNGSGADFSSLVSGSGRSQGARGFLQATALMFVAYTGYGRIATLGEEIREPRRLIPRAIVLTLALTALIYGAVGGVAVAAIGADALAAATQKAAAPLVTVASSFSVPFVARLVAVGAITAMLGVLLNLLLGLSRVVLAMARRGDAPSRFSAVDAHGSPRAAVLLVGAIIALLTTLGSVGTTWSFSAFTVLVYYAITNLAALRLPPGDRLYPAWIPALGLASCLGLAFWVEPLIWGAGLALIAAGLLARRLLSRAAPG
- a CDS encoding ISAs1 family transposase, whose translation is MTRCTSPRKEPRVHEPISLDDIRILPLTDPSDQKRLQLLLQEHHYLGRIKPVGERMFYAALDTSGRWLAVLVFSAAAKHLKARDQWIGWTRSQRDRRLSLVANNSRFLILPGIHQPNLGSRVLRLTLDRLGSDWQARYGHPILLVETFVDPEQFQGTVYTVQGWQELGFTDGFGRHRRDFYVAHHKPKRLFARELVRNARRSLQSQHLKPALAGVEKKAGARCYAKEAELRALTEHFRDLPDYRTRTESYPAKSLATLLLVAMLCDAPRGQKDLAKLARRLTQNQRRALGIRPSPDGSFPAPSQSTFSRFLGQIDAQALHQRLLQIQAKVRGQPPAEELIVVDGKEPRHGPGEAILGAVSVPGQFYLGCARVDTKTNEVPVARQLFGTMDLSGRTVSMDALHTQDQTARELVLEHGAHYLMTVKNNQPTLRKSIDTTVPAPSAGFSPSAPEPHPGSDDREQPRSP
- a CDS encoding cyclic nucleotide-binding domain-containing protein, which codes for MRIELPETRFCRSLSPEDVALIRSQGARRRFEAGTEVFHEGDPGDGLYIILEGSVSIVTRLPTGHACQLSRMETGDYFGEMAVFDGEPRSATAQVDEPMEAVFVSLDLVQRIVERTPLAGAMLVRDASLRLRDFNHRFLQESLRSERLSLVERLVRSIVHDFRNPLNVIGIAAEMAAAESASPVARRQAQDRILKQIGILNRMMQELVDYTRGSQGPTVMPKISYADFLRDTLLELEAQAAQRGIRIRVVGGLPPVRVRLDGARFSRVFHNLAQNAFEAMAGGAEPLLTLRFEVTPTHVVTEFTDNGPGIDPRHLPHVFEPFFTHGKDHGTGLGLAICERIVQDHGGRITVRSEPGRGAIFLILLPTPLPGDTDTLSRPDAAPGTSGNPP
- a CDS encoding AbgT family transporter, coding for MNPADASPAVRTPSRLARVLNRLERAGNRLPDPVLIFVWALAAAWIASTVLSQVAFTDPDPRTFVRDAAGQVVASSPITIRNLLAPAALTTFLSRMVRTFTEFPPLGVVLVAMLGVGVAEQTGFVHAAIKSLLRITPRALLSPMLLLVALLSHSAGDTGYVLVVPLGGLLFAAVGRHPVAGIACAFAGVAAGFSASFLPSTLDPLLQGFTQSAARILDPGRQVNPLCNWYFMSGSSLLILGVGWWLTDRLIEPRLRAGLPVDTTEPAVTEGLGKLTDPERKGLLWGGGSAVAVAGLVTLACLPAASPFRAPDGGLTSHGAPLMDSIVPLIALGFFIPAVAYGYGAGTVRSHRDVVQGMARSMNTMGYYLVMAFCAAQFTYAFRESNLGALLAIRGADLLQRWSLPGGVTVVGIILLAAAVNLLIGSASAKWALLAPVLVPMLMQLKLSPELTQAAFRIGDSSTNVITPLFPYFPLIVAYCQRYSRTAGMGTLIASMLPYCACFLVLWTVLLLAWWGLGIALGPQATYRL
- a CDS encoding phage holin family protein gives rise to the protein MSDTAPSPGLLASLRRAAGTLGALAANRLELFLLELQEERDRVLEVVVLCLLAVLGAGFALALLTGTVLYLFWDTHPLAALLGLTLFYGGGAAAAVWRVWQRLQESRPFASSLAEFKKDQACFQAAPATPSASASSSSSSKAN
- a CDS encoding DUF883 domain-containing protein codes for the protein MNDSKVSTITADKVVDDLRILARDAEALLAATAGQADTRIEELRTRLNAALRSARGTCEELQGRTLDQVRRGLRETDEAVRSHPWESVGVAFGFGLVLGVLLSRR